In Doryrhamphus excisus isolate RoL2022-K1 chromosome 7, RoL_Dexc_1.0, whole genome shotgun sequence, one genomic interval encodes:
- the si:dkey-33c12.4 gene encoding uncharacterized protein si:dkey-33c12.4 isoform X1, with amino-acid sequence MPRRRGVVKSRPPRLTYGEKQPAIRSQNSVFDMTSGPSAASFLDALTFRFMAGLHFFRSFDSTLDSDMNSDSDDDYDEDEEERLHLHSVGRHPLEPHPRIRQLTDEEAEKHAKQAAEEQQQHQSKTERNKRKKLRKKEKKRLEKESRNISAEADGDEPQEAMHLIGAQAQESLPKAKKENKVTLTNDGSDEQEEEATEMAADEEAQQEEEGVNLDISGEVVSDENSSKSTETPDAPMETPHSPKKEDKELKRTDPIADDYIQKSAKLAEFGIHWAAAGRHAMAVRCFTEAIKLNPKERKLFGNRSFCYEKMHQYDKALSDAEVALLMEPKWIKGLFRKAKALCGLKRYNQASLVYAEVLNLDGSCREAMQELNQMQISQLMEMGFTQEESMEALQSHSTLEAAVDALFNGASHPPPGEATEEGEWIVQQASKPRTQHAKELGNKWKTQPLTKKSVKWEVFQIWVGCLSPTVTYAMLYELFNSVGAVYKVKMLLDQQSAFVNYAREEDCVEAIQRFHGMKLHGSTLVVRFPMKTNTEPRMSTLELSDPAPHCSRSKRECFFWRTTGCERQDCTFRHVPEHESIDKDRVTSGFGTTHMQT; translated from the exons ATGCCGCGAAGAAGAGGTGTTGTCAAAA GCCGCCCTCCCAGGCTCACATATGGAGAGAAGCAACCAGCTATTCGCAGCCAA AATTCCGTGTTTGACATGACAAGTGGACCATCTGCAGCTTCCTTCTTGGACGCCTTGACCTTTCGATTCATGG CAGGTTTACATTTTTTCAGAAGCTTTGACTCCACCCTGGACAGTGACATGAATTCTGAcagtgatgatgattatgatgaggatgaagaggagcgGTTACATCTACACAGTGTTGGCCGACATCCTTTAGAGCCCCATCCTCGAATACGACAACTCACTGATGAG GAagcggagaaacatgcaaaacaagCAGCTGAAGAGCAGCAGCAACACCAGAGTAAAACCGAAAGGAACAAACGAAAGAAActg CGCAAAAAGGAGAAGAAACGCTTGGAAAAGGAGAGCAGGAATATTTCAGCT GAGGCGGATGGAGATGAACCTCAGGAGGCCATGCATCTAATTGGCGCACAAGCTCAAGAATCTCTTCCCAAGGCCAAGAAGGAAAACAAAGTGACCTTGACGAACGACGGCAGCGATGAACAGGAGGAAGAAGCTACTGAGATGGCTGCTGATGAAGAAGCCCAGCAGGAGGAAGAG GGAGTCAATCTGGATATTTCAGGTGAAGTAGTTTCAGATGAAAATTCATCAAAGTCAACGGAGACACCTGACGCTCCAATGGAGACTCCTCATTCTCCAAAGAAGGAAGACAAAGAG CTGAAAAGAACCGATCCCATTGCAGACGACTACATCCAGAAAAGTGCAAAGCTTGCAG AGTTTGGCATTCACTGGGCGGCCGCCGGACGCCACGCCATGGCGGTCCGATGCTTCACGGAGGCCATCAAGCTGAACCCCAAGGAGCGAAA GTTGTTTGGAAATCGTTCCTTCTGCTACGAGAAGATGCATCAGTATGACAAGGCTCTGAGTGACGCCGAAGTCGCTCTCCTCATGGAACCAAAGTGGATCAAAGGTCTGTTTCGGAAGGCCAAAGCTCTCTGTGGACTCAAG AGGTACAACCAAGCCTCGCTCGTCTACGCTGAGGTGTTGAACCTGGACGGGTCTTGTCGCGAGGCCATGCAGGAGCTGAACCAGATGCAGATTTCGCAACTCATG GAAATGGGCTTCACCCAGGAGGAGAGCATGGAGGCCTTACAAAGCCACAGCACCTTAGAGGCTGCCGTTGACGCCCTGTTCAACGGGGCCAGTCACCCTCCTCCAGGAG AGGCGACAGAGGAAGGAGAATGGATAGTCCAACAAGCAAGCAAGCCCAGAACGCAGCACGCCAAAGAGTTGGGGAATAAATGGAAAACTCAGCCTCTGACAAAGAAGTCCGTAAAATG GGAGGTTTTCCAGATTTGGGTGGGCTGTCTGTCACCGACGGTCACCTACGCCATGCTCTACGAGCTCTTTAACAG CGTGGGGGCAGTGTACAAGGTGAAGATGCTGCTGGATCAACAGAGCGCCTTTGTGAACTACGCCAGGGAAGAGGACTGTGTCGAAGCCATACAGAGATTTCAT GGGATGAAGCTGCACGGGTCTACTCTGGTGGTGCGATTCCCGATGAAGACCAACACTGAACCAAGAATGTCCACGCTCGAGCTCAGTGACCCAGCTCCTCACTGCAG CCGTTCAAAGAGGGAGTGTTTTTTCTGGAGGACCACAGGATGCGAGCGGCAGGACTGCACCTTCAGACACGTCCCCGAACATGAGAGCATCGACAAGGACAGAGTCACCAGTGGATTTGGAACGACACACATGCAGACATGA
- the si:dkey-33c12.4 gene encoding uncharacterized protein si:dkey-33c12.4 isoform X2 produces MPRRRGVVKSRPPRLTYGEKQPAIRSQNSVFDMTSGPSAASFLDALTFRFMGLHFFRSFDSTLDSDMNSDSDDDYDEDEEERLHLHSVGRHPLEPHPRIRQLTDEEAEKHAKQAAEEQQQHQSKTERNKRKKLRKKEKKRLEKESRNISAEADGDEPQEAMHLIGAQAQESLPKAKKENKVTLTNDGSDEQEEEATEMAADEEAQQEEEGVNLDISGEVVSDENSSKSTETPDAPMETPHSPKKEDKELKRTDPIADDYIQKSAKLAEFGIHWAAAGRHAMAVRCFTEAIKLNPKERKLFGNRSFCYEKMHQYDKALSDAEVALLMEPKWIKGLFRKAKALCGLKRYNQASLVYAEVLNLDGSCREAMQELNQMQISQLMEMGFTQEESMEALQSHSTLEAAVDALFNGASHPPPGEATEEGEWIVQQASKPRTQHAKELGNKWKTQPLTKKSVKWEVFQIWVGCLSPTVTYAMLYELFNSVGAVYKVKMLLDQQSAFVNYAREEDCVEAIQRFHGMKLHGSTLVVRFPMKTNTEPRMSTLELSDPAPHCSRSKRECFFWRTTGCERQDCTFRHVPEHESIDKDRVTSGFGTTHMQT; encoded by the exons ATGCCGCGAAGAAGAGGTGTTGTCAAAA GCCGCCCTCCCAGGCTCACATATGGAGAGAAGCAACCAGCTATTCGCAGCCAA AATTCCGTGTTTGACATGACAAGTGGACCATCTGCAGCTTCCTTCTTGGACGCCTTGACCTTTCGATTCATGG GTTTACATTTTTTCAGAAGCTTTGACTCCACCCTGGACAGTGACATGAATTCTGAcagtgatgatgattatgatgaggatgaagaggagcgGTTACATCTACACAGTGTTGGCCGACATCCTTTAGAGCCCCATCCTCGAATACGACAACTCACTGATGAG GAagcggagaaacatgcaaaacaagCAGCTGAAGAGCAGCAGCAACACCAGAGTAAAACCGAAAGGAACAAACGAAAGAAActg CGCAAAAAGGAGAAGAAACGCTTGGAAAAGGAGAGCAGGAATATTTCAGCT GAGGCGGATGGAGATGAACCTCAGGAGGCCATGCATCTAATTGGCGCACAAGCTCAAGAATCTCTTCCCAAGGCCAAGAAGGAAAACAAAGTGACCTTGACGAACGACGGCAGCGATGAACAGGAGGAAGAAGCTACTGAGATGGCTGCTGATGAAGAAGCCCAGCAGGAGGAAGAG GGAGTCAATCTGGATATTTCAGGTGAAGTAGTTTCAGATGAAAATTCATCAAAGTCAACGGAGACACCTGACGCTCCAATGGAGACTCCTCATTCTCCAAAGAAGGAAGACAAAGAG CTGAAAAGAACCGATCCCATTGCAGACGACTACATCCAGAAAAGTGCAAAGCTTGCAG AGTTTGGCATTCACTGGGCGGCCGCCGGACGCCACGCCATGGCGGTCCGATGCTTCACGGAGGCCATCAAGCTGAACCCCAAGGAGCGAAA GTTGTTTGGAAATCGTTCCTTCTGCTACGAGAAGATGCATCAGTATGACAAGGCTCTGAGTGACGCCGAAGTCGCTCTCCTCATGGAACCAAAGTGGATCAAAGGTCTGTTTCGGAAGGCCAAAGCTCTCTGTGGACTCAAG AGGTACAACCAAGCCTCGCTCGTCTACGCTGAGGTGTTGAACCTGGACGGGTCTTGTCGCGAGGCCATGCAGGAGCTGAACCAGATGCAGATTTCGCAACTCATG GAAATGGGCTTCACCCAGGAGGAGAGCATGGAGGCCTTACAAAGCCACAGCACCTTAGAGGCTGCCGTTGACGCCCTGTTCAACGGGGCCAGTCACCCTCCTCCAGGAG AGGCGACAGAGGAAGGAGAATGGATAGTCCAACAAGCAAGCAAGCCCAGAACGCAGCACGCCAAAGAGTTGGGGAATAAATGGAAAACTCAGCCTCTGACAAAGAAGTCCGTAAAATG GGAGGTTTTCCAGATTTGGGTGGGCTGTCTGTCACCGACGGTCACCTACGCCATGCTCTACGAGCTCTTTAACAG CGTGGGGGCAGTGTACAAGGTGAAGATGCTGCTGGATCAACAGAGCGCCTTTGTGAACTACGCCAGGGAAGAGGACTGTGTCGAAGCCATACAGAGATTTCAT GGGATGAAGCTGCACGGGTCTACTCTGGTGGTGCGATTCCCGATGAAGACCAACACTGAACCAAGAATGTCCACGCTCGAGCTCAGTGACCCAGCTCCTCACTGCAG CCGTTCAAAGAGGGAGTGTTTTTTCTGGAGGACCACAGGATGCGAGCGGCAGGACTGCACCTTCAGACACGTCCCCGAACATGAGAGCATCGACAAGGACAGAGTCACCAGTGGATTTGGAACGACACACATGCAGACATGA
- the si:dkey-33c12.4 gene encoding stress-induced-phosphoprotein 1 isoform X4, with product MTSGPSAASFLDALTFRFMGLHFFRSFDSTLDSDMNSDSDDDYDEDEEERLHLHSVGRHPLEPHPRIRQLTDEEAEKHAKQAAEEQQQHQSKTERNKRKKLRKKEKKRLEKESRNISAEADGDEPQEAMHLIGAQAQESLPKAKKENKVTLTNDGSDEQEEEATEMAADEEAQQEEEGVNLDISGEVVSDENSSKSTETPDAPMETPHSPKKEDKELKRTDPIADDYIQKSAKLAEFGIHWAAAGRHAMAVRCFTEAIKLNPKERKLFGNRSFCYEKMHQYDKALSDAEVALLMEPKWIKGLFRKAKALCGLKRYNQASLVYAEVLNLDGSCREAMQELNQMQISQLMEMGFTQEESMEALQSHSTLEAAVDALFNGASHPPPGEATEEGEWIVQQASKPRTQHAKELGNKWKTQPLTKKSVKWEVFQIWVGCLSPTVTYAMLYELFNSVGAVYKVKMLLDQQSAFVNYAREEDCVEAIQRFHGMKLHGSTLVVRFPMKTNTEPRMSTLELSDPAPHCSRSKRECFFWRTTGCERQDCTFRHVPEHESIDKDRVTSGFGTTHMQT from the exons ATGACAAGTGGACCATCTGCAGCTTCCTTCTTGGACGCCTTGACCTTTCGATTCATGG GTTTACATTTTTTCAGAAGCTTTGACTCCACCCTGGACAGTGACATGAATTCTGAcagtgatgatgattatgatgaggatgaagaggagcgGTTACATCTACACAGTGTTGGCCGACATCCTTTAGAGCCCCATCCTCGAATACGACAACTCACTGATGAG GAagcggagaaacatgcaaaacaagCAGCTGAAGAGCAGCAGCAACACCAGAGTAAAACCGAAAGGAACAAACGAAAGAAActg CGCAAAAAGGAGAAGAAACGCTTGGAAAAGGAGAGCAGGAATATTTCAGCT GAGGCGGATGGAGATGAACCTCAGGAGGCCATGCATCTAATTGGCGCACAAGCTCAAGAATCTCTTCCCAAGGCCAAGAAGGAAAACAAAGTGACCTTGACGAACGACGGCAGCGATGAACAGGAGGAAGAAGCTACTGAGATGGCTGCTGATGAAGAAGCCCAGCAGGAGGAAGAG GGAGTCAATCTGGATATTTCAGGTGAAGTAGTTTCAGATGAAAATTCATCAAAGTCAACGGAGACACCTGACGCTCCAATGGAGACTCCTCATTCTCCAAAGAAGGAAGACAAAGAG CTGAAAAGAACCGATCCCATTGCAGACGACTACATCCAGAAAAGTGCAAAGCTTGCAG AGTTTGGCATTCACTGGGCGGCCGCCGGACGCCACGCCATGGCGGTCCGATGCTTCACGGAGGCCATCAAGCTGAACCCCAAGGAGCGAAA GTTGTTTGGAAATCGTTCCTTCTGCTACGAGAAGATGCATCAGTATGACAAGGCTCTGAGTGACGCCGAAGTCGCTCTCCTCATGGAACCAAAGTGGATCAAAGGTCTGTTTCGGAAGGCCAAAGCTCTCTGTGGACTCAAG AGGTACAACCAAGCCTCGCTCGTCTACGCTGAGGTGTTGAACCTGGACGGGTCTTGTCGCGAGGCCATGCAGGAGCTGAACCAGATGCAGATTTCGCAACTCATG GAAATGGGCTTCACCCAGGAGGAGAGCATGGAGGCCTTACAAAGCCACAGCACCTTAGAGGCTGCCGTTGACGCCCTGTTCAACGGGGCCAGTCACCCTCCTCCAGGAG AGGCGACAGAGGAAGGAGAATGGATAGTCCAACAAGCAAGCAAGCCCAGAACGCAGCACGCCAAAGAGTTGGGGAATAAATGGAAAACTCAGCCTCTGACAAAGAAGTCCGTAAAATG GGAGGTTTTCCAGATTTGGGTGGGCTGTCTGTCACCGACGGTCACCTACGCCATGCTCTACGAGCTCTTTAACAG CGTGGGGGCAGTGTACAAGGTGAAGATGCTGCTGGATCAACAGAGCGCCTTTGTGAACTACGCCAGGGAAGAGGACTGTGTCGAAGCCATACAGAGATTTCAT GGGATGAAGCTGCACGGGTCTACTCTGGTGGTGCGATTCCCGATGAAGACCAACACTGAACCAAGAATGTCCACGCTCGAGCTCAGTGACCCAGCTCCTCACTGCAG CCGTTCAAAGAGGGAGTGTTTTTTCTGGAGGACCACAGGATGCGAGCGGCAGGACTGCACCTTCAGACACGTCCCCGAACATGAGAGCATCGACAAGGACAGAGTCACCAGTGGATTTGGAACGACACACATGCAGACATGA
- the si:dkey-33c12.4 gene encoding stress-induced-phosphoprotein 1 isoform X3, whose protein sequence is MTSGPSAASFLDALTFRFMAGLHFFRSFDSTLDSDMNSDSDDDYDEDEEERLHLHSVGRHPLEPHPRIRQLTDEEAEKHAKQAAEEQQQHQSKTERNKRKKLRKKEKKRLEKESRNISAEADGDEPQEAMHLIGAQAQESLPKAKKENKVTLTNDGSDEQEEEATEMAADEEAQQEEEGVNLDISGEVVSDENSSKSTETPDAPMETPHSPKKEDKELKRTDPIADDYIQKSAKLAEFGIHWAAAGRHAMAVRCFTEAIKLNPKERKLFGNRSFCYEKMHQYDKALSDAEVALLMEPKWIKGLFRKAKALCGLKRYNQASLVYAEVLNLDGSCREAMQELNQMQISQLMEMGFTQEESMEALQSHSTLEAAVDALFNGASHPPPGEATEEGEWIVQQASKPRTQHAKELGNKWKTQPLTKKSVKWEVFQIWVGCLSPTVTYAMLYELFNSVGAVYKVKMLLDQQSAFVNYAREEDCVEAIQRFHGMKLHGSTLVVRFPMKTNTEPRMSTLELSDPAPHCSRSKRECFFWRTTGCERQDCTFRHVPEHESIDKDRVTSGFGTTHMQT, encoded by the exons ATGACAAGTGGACCATCTGCAGCTTCCTTCTTGGACGCCTTGACCTTTCGATTCATGG CAGGTTTACATTTTTTCAGAAGCTTTGACTCCACCCTGGACAGTGACATGAATTCTGAcagtgatgatgattatgatgaggatgaagaggagcgGTTACATCTACACAGTGTTGGCCGACATCCTTTAGAGCCCCATCCTCGAATACGACAACTCACTGATGAG GAagcggagaaacatgcaaaacaagCAGCTGAAGAGCAGCAGCAACACCAGAGTAAAACCGAAAGGAACAAACGAAAGAAActg CGCAAAAAGGAGAAGAAACGCTTGGAAAAGGAGAGCAGGAATATTTCAGCT GAGGCGGATGGAGATGAACCTCAGGAGGCCATGCATCTAATTGGCGCACAAGCTCAAGAATCTCTTCCCAAGGCCAAGAAGGAAAACAAAGTGACCTTGACGAACGACGGCAGCGATGAACAGGAGGAAGAAGCTACTGAGATGGCTGCTGATGAAGAAGCCCAGCAGGAGGAAGAG GGAGTCAATCTGGATATTTCAGGTGAAGTAGTTTCAGATGAAAATTCATCAAAGTCAACGGAGACACCTGACGCTCCAATGGAGACTCCTCATTCTCCAAAGAAGGAAGACAAAGAG CTGAAAAGAACCGATCCCATTGCAGACGACTACATCCAGAAAAGTGCAAAGCTTGCAG AGTTTGGCATTCACTGGGCGGCCGCCGGACGCCACGCCATGGCGGTCCGATGCTTCACGGAGGCCATCAAGCTGAACCCCAAGGAGCGAAA GTTGTTTGGAAATCGTTCCTTCTGCTACGAGAAGATGCATCAGTATGACAAGGCTCTGAGTGACGCCGAAGTCGCTCTCCTCATGGAACCAAAGTGGATCAAAGGTCTGTTTCGGAAGGCCAAAGCTCTCTGTGGACTCAAG AGGTACAACCAAGCCTCGCTCGTCTACGCTGAGGTGTTGAACCTGGACGGGTCTTGTCGCGAGGCCATGCAGGAGCTGAACCAGATGCAGATTTCGCAACTCATG GAAATGGGCTTCACCCAGGAGGAGAGCATGGAGGCCTTACAAAGCCACAGCACCTTAGAGGCTGCCGTTGACGCCCTGTTCAACGGGGCCAGTCACCCTCCTCCAGGAG AGGCGACAGAGGAAGGAGAATGGATAGTCCAACAAGCAAGCAAGCCCAGAACGCAGCACGCCAAAGAGTTGGGGAATAAATGGAAAACTCAGCCTCTGACAAAGAAGTCCGTAAAATG GGAGGTTTTCCAGATTTGGGTGGGCTGTCTGTCACCGACGGTCACCTACGCCATGCTCTACGAGCTCTTTAACAG CGTGGGGGCAGTGTACAAGGTGAAGATGCTGCTGGATCAACAGAGCGCCTTTGTGAACTACGCCAGGGAAGAGGACTGTGTCGAAGCCATACAGAGATTTCAT GGGATGAAGCTGCACGGGTCTACTCTGGTGGTGCGATTCCCGATGAAGACCAACACTGAACCAAGAATGTCCACGCTCGAGCTCAGTGACCCAGCTCCTCACTGCAG CCGTTCAAAGAGGGAGTGTTTTTTCTGGAGGACCACAGGATGCGAGCGGCAGGACTGCACCTTCAGACACGTCCCCGAACATGAGAGCATCGACAAGGACAGAGTCACCAGTGGATTTGGAACGACACACATGCAGACATGA